AAGTATTGATCATAGAAAtcttgggggggggaaagaaaaaatctgAATATTTTTCTCCTCCACAGTCGTTTCCGCTCTCAACAAGGCCTGGTGTGTCAGTTGTTTCTCCTGCTCCACCTGCAACACAAAGCTCACCCTCAAGTAAGTGTTTGTGGTTACCAATAACCTTCAATTGCAGCCAGTTAACTTTGAGTACTCAACTTCTACTGTCCATCTTCTCACTTGTCCCTCCCGATTTCCTCTCTCAACTCTCTACATGCTTCGTGTGCGCGGCCAGAGATAAGTTTGTCGAAATTGACCTGAAGCCCGTATGCAAGCATTGCTACGAGTGTTTTCCGGAGGAGTTGAAACGCCGACTGGCCCGGCGTGAGCGCAAGAAAAAACCTGCCGCTTCTCAGTAGAGATCTTAACTTTTGCACGTTGGTGCGGTTTCCGCCTTCCTCCATGTCGTGAATATGCATGACTCGTCATATTATGCATGCACCTttttggtttttctttttcaatgtcAGTTTTACCTTCGACAGTACAGCGAGACCCCACTACATGGCAGCAAAGTACTTGTGATGGAGAGAATCATAAAACGGCAATATCACACCTCTTTGGCACTTGGtaattggaagaaaaaaatggctttgaAATGCACCTCCATTCGGTtgattttgcatttatttacaaatagaTTGCCCTAATCGCACACGCTGTCATTCATTCTTGAAGAGTACAAATTTGGGGACCCTGCAGGATAATCTCAGTCTGATGTGTTGGAGCAGAAAGAGGGTATTGCAAATTGTGGATCACTCTACAGTCCAGCAATGATAAAGGCAGGAAGTAATGTTGAAGCGTTTaagaagcttttaaatgcgatGGCGGGGTGGTGCAAGGAGGAGACGAGTCGGGCAAATTATTCCATCCTGCAGCGTTTTGCAACAGCATTGCCATGAAAATTGAGACCTGACAGcatcaatgaataaaacatttcaggCAGATAATAATGGCTGTTGTAAAGGAGGTGGGATTGCGTCATGTTTACCAAACTACTTAAGGCTGCTAATGAACTTGTAGTGAGGTTGAGCCGTACTGATGCACGCGTTAACTAGAGAACATACGCAGTCCTAACATGCTCTTCCTTCCTGTTTTTGCAGGAACAAATTTGTTGAGTTTGACATGAAGCCTGTTTGTAAAAAGTGCTACGAGAAGTTTCCCCTTGAGCTGAAGAAAAGGCTGAAGAAGCTGGCTGAAGCATTAGGACGCAAATAGGCAAGTTGGCCTGACAATTAAGAACAAAATGGTTTTCATCATCATGGTTTATTCTATATTTTATAGTCAacgctttaaaaaatatataattctaTACGtgtgtataaaaaatatatctacTTTCCTAAAGTGACCTTACCCTGTATGTCCCTTTTCTCATGACCATCGAACAAGTAATTCATGTGTCCAATTTATACTTTTACTTGAAATGTGTGTTGAGTTTGGTCCAAGCCGCATTTAGTCGCAATGCTCCGTTCCGTGATTATTATGAACAAGACGCAGAGGATATTTAAAGGCATTTTTGATCAATCGTCCTTGTTTGCTTTCCCaagtccaaataaaaaaagtaaacagcaTTTTGAAGTTGCCAGTCTTGTATCACTAACACGCTTAAATCTTGGAATATTCATGATTCAGCATACCGCTTGTACGGTTGGTgagcaaaattgtttgggaATGAGAAATGTGACAAAACTCTGCTAGTGTCAGCATCATTTTTTACGGGCCGCTTTTTGTGCAGCATCGATTTATAGACTGTTTAATTTAGAAATATGCTGTATACACTTCATTTACATTTCACTGCCTCACACATGAGTATTTGCTTTTGCCTTCAGTCTGTACAAATACACAACGTGGTCTTCAGTCTATAAAGCCCACTACCTGTCACagtttgtataaaaaaaaaagaattgcaaAATTTGAGCCTCATTGGTGAGACAAAGAGACGTTTGGCTCCGAGTTTAGCATCGAGTCTTAGAAATAAGGTGCCAAAACCAAATTGCTGCATAATCAATAACACTTGGAATTGTGTGATCGAATTACTATTTTTCGATGAATATTTCTGGGATATCCATCTTGGATTCTTAGCTAGTAGCCAAATGGGGATTTGATGAGGAACGATGAGAGTCATGCAGGTGAAGTCTCGACAGGTGACTTGGAGGGTGCTGCACATTCTTGTTTTGCGCTTGAAGATGCAGTGGAAAACCCAGGAAGCGGAGTCGGAAGGTAGTCCATTCTCCAAAGGTCATGTCTAAGAGTTTTTTAATATCATCCGGGTCACCAAATACCAGAGACGAGCCAGTGATGTGATTGCTTTTTATGATTGCAGCATACTTTTGTGGATATTCCATCTTTTCCAGctaggaagaaaaagaatcaCATGCATTAGAGAGGTTAAAAAGTACAGTAATTGTACCAATGTTCTTACTTTGAGACtctggcttcctcccacattctaaaaacattcatgttaGGTGTCAGAAACTtaaatcattcaaatcatgtcaCTAAACAGcctacatttttaatttaattgctGTATAAGCCAAATGACACCGAATATTTTGGTACAGATCAGAGTCGGACACTCCAAATGTAGTCCTGGGTTGCCACTTCTTACCTCTTTACAAATATCCTCCGAGTCCATATTGATTAGAGATGTGATCGGCAAAGGCGCAGAGGTTCTGATCCAACCGGTATCTTTCAACCTGGATGTTCCTCGTATCATTGCCAACTCACTCTTAATCGACGGATTTAGGTTAACCGTGACCCGGTTGAGTGCCTTCAGATCCTTAATTGTGAAGTGGAAGTCTATCTTGAGGAATCTCTCAAACATCTCTGGGTCTCCGTCCTGGTCAAGTAGGTCTTCAATCTGAGAACGCATCACGTAAAGCTCGGCTCTGGACTCGGTGAAAACTTTCCATAAGCTTTTGGAATCGTCAACCTCGGGATCCTTGTTCTGATCGATATCGTCTCTCTGTCGGGCATCTTCCACACACTGGATAATCCAGCTGAGTCGGCAGGGCCACTGATTAGCCAGGACCACCCAGGCGGCTATGAGATCAGGTTGAGGGAGCTCTGTCTTTGAGGCCTTCATGATGATCACAGTCACTCGAATTGAGTTGATCACTCGCCGCATGGACATGGAGTCATCCAAGATATACTCATTTAACTTTGTCTCGTTGCTTTTAAGGATCCTCTTAACCCACCCTTCGACTTCCGCCTCGGTTATATCTGGTTGAACGGTTTTATCGATCAAGGGCATTGCCTCGTTTGTTTCCAATATAACCACTGAAGATGAATTTGACAAAGAGTTTCTTTCAAAGCCTCCAGTTTGATGTTTATCTTCAATTATGTTCCCGTCCTTGAGAGTTTTTGAACCGCCGGCCAGGCTGTGAAATAAAGTGAGCTTTGAATCGTCACAAAGGGGTGGCACGGTGAAGGCCAGAGTAACAATTCGCCGCAACAGCGCGTAAGCCCGGTCTTCTTTGCAAAAGCAGCCATCTGCATAGTTGACCTTCTGTACGATAATGTCTGGGTCGACCGCCAGAATTGAAATGAACGGACTGTCTTCGTCTGATAGCAGAATGTTGATAGCATCTAAAACGGCAACAATTTTTGGCGGGGAGCAGCGGTCTAAATTGACGATCTTTAGAACCACTCTGATCCTTCTCCTCTCAAACACCTCCAGGAACTCGACAAAACGAGAAAGGAGCCACATCTCTTTCCTGACTTGGTCCATGAAGCCCAGCTTGCTGCTGACCCGCTCGTTGTCCATGCCTCTCTTGAGATTGCGCTCCTGGTTGAAAATAAGGTTCTTGATCATCCCGAAAGCAAACCTCAGCACGTTGGCAGCTGGaactccaaaggaagcaaggacCAGGCCTTTTAGCACGCTAACGCGGCTCGTGGTTGTTCCGTTTACTTTCGCAGCAGGTTTGCCCATATGGTTGGGAAGTTCAAATGTCAAAAGGAATACTAGGATGATTAATGGCACCAACAGAGTGAGAAGGAGGAGAAACCACAGAGGGCAGCAACAAATTTTCTTCGACCTCCAGTGATTGGGACCAGCCACCACTATCTGATGAGATGAAACAAACACGGAAAGTGATTAATGGGTACGATGATTCAGTTTGGTCAAGTTTGGGCGCTAGCTAGCATGCTACCCCACCGCTAAggtgtttgtgttgtattaTGTGCAGGTTTTGGAATCTTTAGCTGctacacagaaaaaaaaaccacacaaacCTTCTTTTTGATTTCATCCTCGACATCATGTTGGGCCACCCGATATAA
The window above is part of the Syngnathus acus chromosome 3, fSynAcu1.2, whole genome shotgun sequence genome. Proteins encoded here:
- the nkpd1 gene encoding NTPase KAP family P-loop domain-containing protein 1; the encoded protein is MSPPTKDDIFAYALSKTLTKVSSPATVGLYSSCQSRIGRILGKMEVYLSREALKIEENYKGKFQPRTIQPSLSGLLALVWRLLFYKPIWTKENQDHHNVRFIFVNFSAWHFAGSDLLWAGLAIRLFQAMQINFGKLQLVLYRVAQHDVEDEIKKKIVVAGPNHWRSKKICCCPLWFLLLLTLLVPLIILVFLLTFELPNHMGKPAAKVNGTTTSRVSVLKGLVLASFGVPAANVLRFAFGMIKNLIFNQERNLKRGMDNERVSSKLGFMDQVRKEMWLLSRFVEFLEVFERRRIRVVLKIVNLDRCSPPKIVAVLDAINILLSDEDSPFISILAVDPDIIVQKVNYADGCFCKEDRAYALLRRIVTLAFTVPPLCDDSKLTLFHSLAGGSKTLKDGNIIEDKHQTGGFERNSLSNSSSVVILETNEAMPLIDKTVQPDITEAEVEGWVKRILKSNETKLNEYILDDSMSMRRVINSIRVTVIIMKASKTELPQPDLIAAWVVLANQWPCRLSWIIQCVEDARQRDDIDQNKDPEVDDSKSLWKVFTESRAELYVMRSQIEDLLDQDGDPEMFERFLKIDFHFTIKDLKALNRVTVNLNPSIKSELAMIRGTSRLKDTGWIRTSAPLPITSLINMDSEDICKELEKMEYPQKYAAIIKSNHITGSSLVFGDPDDIKKLLDMTFGEWTTFRLRFLGFPLHLQAQNKNVQHPPSHLSRLHLHDSHRSSSNPHLATS